The stretch of DNA TAACATACCATTCTGGAGCATGATCAGGATTCGATGCATACTCTGATACTTGTGAAATAGGACAGTTAATCATTATTTCTGTTACTACATCTACCATTTCAATTACTCCAACTTTCTTTTCATTACTGAGTGATTATAAAAATATTATCAACCTTATCGTACCATGTTGGGAATCTCTTGGTAAAGGCTACGATATATTAGAAACTAACATAAAAATACCGTCTAGTATTGTAAGACGGTAATTTCGTTTACTATTAATTATTCTAATTAAACTGGCATTGCCACTTATGCAATAAATCCTTTACTGATTAAATTAACGTGAGCTTTTTGTTTTAGTAATCGTAACTTCTGTTTTTTGGTTAACCTTCTCCAGAAACTAACTTTGAAATACATAAAAAGCCCTCCTGTCTATTCCTACAATTAGAAATCTTCTAAAGATACTTCTACACATTTCTACTCTTTTTATCTATTAAAATCGTCTATTCTATATATTTTGTGATTGTATTTTTATTTTACCAAACAAATTATTTATTGAAAAATCAAAAAAGTCGACTATTTCTAACTAAATCTTACAAAATTCACTGTAAATTTCACTATTAATACTACTCGGAATAGAATAACACTAGATAACTTCCAATTAATGTCGAAAAGTATTTTGAAAATTTCGATAATATATGTCTATATTGTGAACTGTTTCTGACAAAAAAAGCCCTCCAGTGAGTGCACTGAGGGCTTTTTGACGATTATTATTAGATATACAGATTTGCATTGTTGTTTTCATGTTTCCTAACAAGCTAGACCGCACGAACACTTATTTTTCCCAAAATACAAGGAATATGCTGCAGGGAATTCTGCATTCACACGCTGTACCGCTTTCGCAAACTCTTCCTCTGTTTTAGGTACAGTGGCTAAAACATTGGCTTTTTCATGTGTATCAATGTTTGCACCAGGTGGCACAAAGCTATTTGGTTTCAGTACCACTCCATTTGTAACCACTGCACCGGAGGAAATAAAACTTCCTTCCCCAACAATTGCATTATATACAATTGCTTTAAAACCAATAAAAACATTGTCATCCACCCTGCATGGTCCATGTATCAAGGACCCATGCGCACAAGAAACCCGATTCCCTAAATATATAGAGTAATGTTTGTTGTTCATTTCAAAATACTTATTTTTTAAGCCATGTAAAATCACACCATCCTGAAGATTACTATTACTGCCAATAAAAAACGGAGTCCCCTCATCGGCACGGATACTAACAAATGGACCTACATACGTATTTTTCTGAATCGTCACATCTCCTACCACATACGTAAAAGGACTTAGGAATGCCTGACTATGAATATTCGGAAACCTGGCATAAGGATTTACCGAAGTTGGCGGATTATAGCCCACATAGTAACTATATAGATTTAGCGGCCAATTCTGATACCCTTGATGATTCCACAAAAGTTACCATCTCCTTAATTTTCGAAAATCGTTAATATGTATGTATGAAAATAAAACATATACATAGAATAATAACTTTCATATACACAAAACGCTGCATAAATAGGCGAAAATGTATAAATGGTGCCTGTCACCGCCAGAATCCCATTATTTATTGGGACTCTGGCTGTTTTTCAGTTTTTTCTTCGGTGTTTATTGTTTGCTGCTGATTGGTTTTGAACATGTCTTTGGATAGGGCGTTTAGTTTGTTTACGAACCGGTTGAATCCAAATCCCACAAAGAAGGCGAAGCTTATTTGTGCATATGGAGTATCGTCAAAGTCGACGAACTCGATTAGTAAGATTCCACTTTGGATTAAGGTAACTGCTACTATTGCTGTACCGGTAGCAAAGATTGGATAAAAGAAGTACATAATCCATTGTCGATATTCATTCAATTCATCTTTCATATAGTGCGAACAGAACATATATAAATGGCGAAGTGAACCTCCAATGGATCCCGCGAAGAAATAATAAAGGAAAATCTTTATGTCATCTATAAAGGGGAATTTATCATCAAGTGCACCTGTCCAAACTACTCCAATTGCTATGAAACTCCCAAAGAACAGAAGCGAAAGATATAGTAAAATACCGGCTTTTAACCAAGTACTCATCCAAATCACCCCACATTACTCTATCCTATGAGGTAATGGATGGTGGTGTGAATGAATGCGTTTTTCAGAAAGTTTAAATGTTATTTTAATGTTAAACACCTTTTTACTCAAGAAAAAATGACGTAAATTTATACGCCATTTTTTCACTGTTATACGATTGTTTCCTAAAATGTAGTCATGCGATAATTTCGGTAACAATCCTCGCTCATTGTGCCCTAATAATTCACACAGCCTCACATTCCGTCACAATCACTCCTTAAGAAAAAACTACTTTCCCTCAACAACTTCTTTAAATATTTCATACGAACGTATTTGTTTATCAGGATCGTAGATATAGGACACTGCCATGATTTCATCTACTGCATAAATGTCTTGGAAATCTGTCAACTGCTGACGGATGGTTTCTTTGCTCCCCAATAAGGTTACGCTTGACATAGACCTAGCCATTTCTTCCTCCATCGGAGTCCAAATTCCATCCATGCTTTCTACAGGCGGCTGTAACGGATTACGTGAACCACGGACAACATTTAAGAAAAACTGATGCATCGTGGTTTGTAAGATTCGAGCCTCTTCATCCGTTTCCGCAGCAATAACATTCATACATACCATCATATACGGTTTGTCTAGATACTCAGAAGGCTGGAATCTTTCTCGATAAATGGAAATCGCTTCGCCCATCATTTTTGGTGCGAAATGAGATGCAAATACATATGGCAGTCCTAAACTTGCGGCTAGATAGGCTGAATCTGTGGAGGAACCCAGAATATAAATTGGTACATTGGTTTCTACACCAGGATAAGCTCTCACATATCCTTGGTGCTCTTCCGGACCAAAGTAAGTTAGCAATGCCTTCACATCGTCAGGAAAGGTATAGACTGAATCATTTTTTGAGCGTCGCAATGCATTAGCCGTCATCATATCAGTACCAGGTGCACGCCCTAGTCCCAGTTCTACTCGATTCGGATAAATGGTTGCCATTGTACCGAATTGTTCAGCTACCACAAGTGGCGAATGATTTGGCAGCATAATCCCGCCAGATCCTACCTTGATTGTGTTCGTGTGCTCTAACGTATGCTTAATTAAAATCGGGGTCGCTGAACTGACAAGTGTCGGAGTATTATGGTGCTCAGCAATCCAATATCGTTGATAGCCCATTTTTTCCGTTGCTTGTGCAAGAGCTGTCATTTCATCTATGGCTTCTTTTGAACTCTTCCCCTGGCGAATCGGGGCTAAATTCAAGACAGATACAGGTATATTAATAGTTCCCATTATTTATATAAGTCCTTTCTTTTTAAAGGTATAGTCTATTGTAACAATAGAAATACAGGAAACAAACTTATTTGCTTTGGCTTCAAGATTCCTTCATTAACCTTTGTAACTTTATAATAAATGATTCACAGGTTTTTGTTTATTTCAAAAAGTCCTACACAAGTTTTTGGCTTCATTAGGACCACTTTTCCAATCCAATCGAACGTTTGGGCTTCATAAACGATTTCCCACCTTAACAACTTGTTAAATTCTAGCACAAACTCTATCAATATGGTATTTACTTCCAAACAATAGTCTTCTAATTGTCTTATCCATGTAACTTAACTGTAATACTAATCTATTTTTTCAATTCATAGTAATAGAGTTAAATACATTAAACCAACTTGGAGGACTAGAATTATGAAAAAACTTTTTACGTTATTAACTTTGACTGCCACCCTATTATTTGCTTCCCCTGCTTTTGCTTATGAGGTTAAACCTGGTGACACGATGTCAAAAATTGCTAGGGAACATCAATTAACACTGCAAGAATTAGCCGATGTAAATCCACAAATTTCGAACCTAAATCTTATTTACATAGGACAAAACATTAATACTATTAAATCCACTATGACCAATGTATCAAAAGTAGTAGAGCCAACTAAGAATATCAGTTTCTCTGATTCTGAAATAGATTTGCTCGCTCGATTGGTTAGAGCTGAGGCACAAACGGAACCTTTAGAGGGGAAAATTGCAGTCGCATGTGTAGTACTGAACAGAGTTGAAAGTCCCCAATTCCCTGACACCATTAAGGAAGTCATTTATGCCCCTGGACAATTCCAACCGGTGAAAAATGGTGAAATCAATAAGCCTGCAGATGAGGAAAGTATTCAAGCTGTCAAAGCCGCATTAACTGATCAACGTCAATTAGCGCCAGGAGCATTATTTTTCTATAATCCTGCTATCGCCACCAGCCGTTGGCTTGATACACGAGCAACCACACTTGTCATTGGACAACATGTCTTTAAAAAATAACCAAAAGGACCAGTTTTAAAAACGGTCCTTTCTCCTAACACTTATTTCTTATTAATTTTTTTCTCATCCTTACCGTAAATCGTTACCTCATATGGATCGTTTCTTACATCTGCTGTCATTTCATGTGTTTTAATAAATTCAGCAATTTCATTTTCAATTGTTTCTGCTATTTCAATTGCCTCTGGATCCGTAGACTTAAGCGATATTCTTACTCCGATTTGTAATGGCAATGGATGGAAGGAGTAAGAAAGCCCTTCTATTTTAAAAGCTTTATTTTCACCTAATCCGTCAAAAATGATATCGAGAATCCCATTTTGCACCCATCTTAGTTCTTGTTCCCTAGCGGCCATGTCGATACTGGTAATTTTATATTTAAATTTACCATAATCCTTGGTAAGTAAATTTAATTGTTCTTTTAGTTCAGCCACTCTTTTTTCCGTTTTTGGCAAGGCAACATAGATAAATTTCTCCTTACTATTTATACGGACTTGAACTGGGAAGGCTGGATGGTAATTATTTTTCGCAAGCATGTCGATTAGCTTTTCTTCTAACTCAAATGACTTTCTAATATATTCCTTTATCTCTGGAGTAGATTCCATTGCATCAGATTGTCGTACTTTTCCTCTTTTTACTTCAATCTCATATTTTCCAAAGTTCTGTGCTACTAATTCACTATTAATGTTTTCGATCACTTCAGTTTTCATTGATCGTACTTCATCTTTTGAGCCTACCAACCAAATCTTAATCTCTCTGTCTGGGACTGAAACATTTAAATTACTAATGTCATACTTATTTTGAGTTATAACTTCAAATATGACTCCATGTAAGGCATTTGAGTATTCCTTTTGCTTTATAAAATAACTAAAGTAAGGAATCTTTGCTGTAACCTTTGCCATCGCTAAAGAAACATGGGTTGAACCTATCAACAACAAAAACAATACAATTGCTGCAAAAGTTGAATAGCCCCATCTTTTTATTATGATCTTGCTTCCCTTACTACGATTCTCTTCAGGAAGATTTTTTATCGCCTCCATCACTTTTTGCTTGTGCTTATCTTCAAAACGCATATGTAAATTTTTCGGATATTTTAGTTTATCCCTCATAACTATGCCTCTCCTTCAAAGAACTTTGTAATAATTTCTTGGCCCGATGAAGCCTTGTTTTTACCGTATTGGATTTAATACCTAGTAGTTCAGATATTTCATTAACCGATAATTCTTCATAGTATTGTAGGATTATTACTTCTCTTAATTTAATGGGAAGTGCTAAAACCTGTTCAAAGATAATTTCTTTTTCTTCACCTTCAAGAATCTCCGACTCAACCGATTGACCCCCAGTTGGAAAAATAGAACGAAAGAAATCTTGATAAAGAATGTTTTTATAAGACCAACTTCTAAAATAATCTTTGCATTTATTTACCGTAATACGATAAAGCCAGGTTTTATAGCTAGCCTTATGTTGGAACGTTTCCAAACTTTTATAGCAGCTAATAAATACCTCCTGTGAAATATCTTCAGCTAATTGTTTTTGTTTAACATACGTGAAAGCAAGCCTTACAAC from Neobacillus sp. CF12 encodes:
- a CDS encoding carbonate dehydratase, yielding MWNHQGYQNWPLNLYSYYVGYNPPTSVNPYARFPNIHSQAFLSPFTYVVGDVTIQKNTYVGPFVSIRADEGTPFFIGSNSNLQDGVILHGLKNKYFEMNNKHYSIYLGNRVSCAHGSLIHGPCRVDDNVFIGFKAIVYNAIVGEGSFISSGAVVTNGVVLKPNSFVPPGANIDTHEKANVLATVPKTEEEFAKAVQRVNAEFPAAYSLYFGKNKCSCGLAC
- a CDS encoding LLM class flavin-dependent oxidoreductase — translated: MGTINIPVSVLNLAPIRQGKSSKEAIDEMTALAQATEKMGYQRYWIAEHHNTPTLVSSATPILIKHTLEHTNTIKVGSGGIMLPNHSPLVVAEQFGTMATIYPNRVELGLGRAPGTDMMTANALRRSKNDSVYTFPDDVKALLTYFGPEEHQGYVRAYPGVETNVPIYILGSSTDSAYLAASLGLPYVFASHFAPKMMGEAISIYRERFQPSEYLDKPYMMVCMNVIAAETDEEARILQTTMHQFFLNVVRGSRNPLQPPVESMDGIWTPMEEEMARSMSSVTLLGSKETIRQQLTDFQDIYAVDEIMAVSYIYDPDKQIRSYEIFKEVVEGK
- a CDS encoding cell wall hydrolase produces the protein MKKLFTLLTLTATLLFASPAFAYEVKPGDTMSKIAREHQLTLQELADVNPQISNLNLIYIGQNINTIKSTMTNVSKVVEPTKNISFSDSEIDLLARLVRAEAQTEPLEGKIAVACVVLNRVESPQFPDTIKEVIYAPGQFQPVKNGEINKPADEESIQAVKAALTDQRQLAPGALFFYNPAIATSRWLDTRATTLVIGQHVFKK
- a CDS encoding DUF4030 domain-containing protein — protein: MRDKLKYPKNLHMRFEDKHKQKVMEAIKNLPEENRSKGSKIIIKRWGYSTFAAIVLFLLLIGSTHVSLAMAKVTAKIPYFSYFIKQKEYSNALHGVIFEVITQNKYDISNLNVSVPDREIKIWLVGSKDEVRSMKTEVIENINSELVAQNFGKYEIEVKRGKVRQSDAMESTPEIKEYIRKSFELEEKLIDMLAKNNYHPAFPVQVRINSKEKFIYVALPKTEKRVAELKEQLNLLTKDYGKFKYKITSIDMAAREQELRWVQNGILDIIFDGLGENKAFKIEGLSYSFHPLPLQIGVRISLKSTDPEAIEIAETIENEIAEFIKTHEMTADVRNDPYEVTIYGKDEKKINKK
- a CDS encoding sigma-70 family RNA polymerase sigma factor is translated as MKKIETTTLPIQFDQLTKEDQLSWLMEEYGDMVVRLAFTYVKQKQLAEDISQEVFISCYKSLETFQHKASYKTWLYRITVNKCKDYFRSWSYKNILYQDFFRSIFPTGGQSVESEILEGEEKEIIFEQVLALPIKLREVIILQYYEELSVNEISELLGIKSNTVKTRLHRAKKLLQSSLKERHSYEG